One Aulosira sp. FACHB-615 DNA segment encodes these proteins:
- a CDS encoding esterase-like activity of phytase family protein, whose amino-acid sequence MKIVKKFWQLPKIIYLGIGILIGTILMINFSSNTVEISSVDFIGEATLTKNLSFQKTEVGGLSGITYDVKNDLYYAISDDRGQKAPTRFYTFKIDLSKGLLENDDVVPVGVTMLLNQDGKNFLPGTTDTEGIALTNQDTVFISSEGDREKSINPFIQEFSLASGRSMTTLKIPKKFLPDQKAKIGIRNNLAFESLTITPNHQYLFTATENALIQDGSVAKPNIGTPCRILQYNLFTQQPESEFLYQTEPVAPLLDITGKFASGLPDLLALDNQGHFVSLERSFTGLGFAIFLFQVSLADADDIHNIDSLLSTSKNIHPVKKKLLFDLRTLDVALDNLEGLTLGPWLPNGQRSLILVSDNNFNSLQRTQFLAFQLKIEPPILIWFRQMLSFFRW is encoded by the coding sequence ATGAAAATAGTTAAAAAATTTTGGCAATTACCCAAAATTATTTATTTAGGAATTGGGATTTTAATTGGCACAATTTTAATGATTAATTTTTCCTCGAATACTGTTGAAATCAGCAGTGTAGATTTTATTGGAGAAGCAACATTAACCAAAAATTTATCTTTTCAAAAAACTGAAGTCGGTGGTTTATCAGGCATTACCTACGATGTCAAAAATGACCTTTATTATGCTATTTCCGACGATAGAGGGCAAAAAGCCCCCACACGTTTCTATACTTTTAAAATCGATTTGAGCAAAGGTTTGCTAGAAAATGATGATGTTGTGCCTGTCGGCGTAACAATGCTATTAAATCAAGATGGAAAAAACTTTCTCCCTGGAACCACCGATACCGAAGGAATTGCTTTAACTAATCAAGATACTGTTTTTATCTCCTCTGAAGGAGATAGGGAAAAATCAATTAACCCTTTTATACAAGAGTTTTCCTTAGCTTCTGGTAGAAGTATGACAACACTCAAAATACCCAAAAAATTCTTACCAGATCAAAAAGCTAAAATAGGTATTCGCAATAATTTAGCTTTTGAAAGTCTGACTATTACCCCCAATCATCAGTATTTATTCACCGCAACTGAAAATGCCTTAATTCAAGATGGTTCAGTGGCTAAACCAAATATTGGTACACCTTGCCGAATTTTGCAATATAATCTCTTCACCCAGCAGCCAGAAAGTGAATTTTTGTACCAAACTGAGCCAGTCGCACCGTTGCTAGATATAACTGGTAAGTTTGCTAGTGGCTTACCAGATTTACTCGCCTTAGATAATCAAGGACACTTTGTAAGTTTAGAAAGGTCTTTTACAGGGTTAGGATTTGCGATTTTTTTATTTCAAGTTTCCCTAGCTGATGCTGATGATATTCACAATATTGACAGCCTTCTCAGCACCTCTAAAAATATTCACCCAGTAAAGAAAAAACTTTTGTTCGATTTGCGAACCCTAGACGTAGCCCTAGACAATCTGGAAGGGTTAACACTCGGCCCTTGGCTACCTAATGGACAACGTTCATTAATTCTAGTCAGCGATAATAATTTTAATTCTCTACAGCGTACTCAGTTTTTAGCTTTTCAACTTAAAATCGAACCACCTATTCTCATATGGTTCCGTCAGATGCTAAGTTTTTTCCGTTGGTGA
- a CDS encoding protein kinase domain-containing protein translates to MNHSAFISPRVTGLLANRYQLKQLIGSGGMGEVFLADDILLGGTPVAVKFLTQKFCSEKMQQDFAREAMLSAALSQKSLHIVRAYDYGVSAEGKPFYVMEYLNGKSLKDLIPIPLPKFLILIRQICLGLQCAHQGINIDGKVYALVHRDVKPANILVLPDPILGKLVKILDFGIAKFINYTNTVNTNRGFNGTLPYCSPEQLEGVDIDSRSDIYSLGVIMYEMLTGAKPWQPETDLFGAWYKAHNFEPPRAIASVSPDLELPPQLNNLIMACLAKKPGDRPQNMAEILQVLDSLEKSSCQNLPTPLTSTYNPHLNVAADLPPTLKTNLAKLVWPSNKPIQEIVFPQIFPTPQGNFAALWLMLPKQEIKKRVLCQRYNHFVFITTPYPMLLWITLLYDSELGPKWLPCYLDMQNPQNQELVSALIEYRRYSLICFTLELPHSCVTVLNTHITNTQRQRLTQWLEQSKILPHSDQAQTSKNLLKQQYKQIQSQILEHLSSQLQVAASST, encoded by the coding sequence GTGAATCACAGTGCATTCATCTCTCCACGGGTTACAGGATTGCTGGCCAATCGCTATCAGCTAAAACAGTTGATTGGCAGTGGTGGTATGGGTGAAGTTTTTTTAGCCGATGATATTTTATTAGGTGGAACACCTGTTGCCGTCAAGTTTTTAACTCAAAAATTTTGTAGTGAAAAAATGCAGCAAGACTTTGCACGAGAAGCAATGTTGAGTGCTGCTTTAAGTCAAAAAAGTCTTCATATTGTGCGGGCTTATGATTATGGAGTGAGTGCGGAAGGTAAGCCATTTTATGTTATGGAATATCTCAATGGTAAAAGTTTAAAAGATTTAATACCGATACCATTACCTAAGTTTTTAATTTTGATACGTCAGATTTGTTTAGGCTTACAATGCGCCCACCAAGGAATTAATATTGATGGCAAAGTTTATGCCTTAGTGCATCGAGATGTGAAACCAGCAAATATATTAGTCCTGCCAGACCCAATTTTAGGAAAATTAGTCAAAATCCTCGATTTTGGTATTGCTAAATTTATTAATTATACAAATACAGTTAATACTAACAGAGGCTTTAACGGTACTTTACCCTATTGTTCTCCTGAACAATTAGAAGGTGTAGACATTGATAGTCGTTCCGATATTTATAGCTTGGGTGTGATCATGTATGAAATGTTGACAGGGGCTAAACCTTGGCAACCAGAAACAGATTTATTTGGTGCTTGGTATAAAGCCCATAATTTTGAACCACCACGAGCGATCGCCTCTGTCAGTCCCGACCTCGAATTACCCCCACAACTCAACAATTTAATCATGGCTTGCTTGGCGAAAAAACCAGGCGATCGCCCGCAAAACATGGCAGAAATTCTACAAGTCTTAGACAGTCTAGAAAAATCAAGCTGTCAGAATTTACCCACACCTTTAACTTCCACATATAATCCTCATTTAAATGTTGCTGCTGATTTACCTCCAACCCTGAAAACCAATTTGGCTAAACTTGTCTGGCCATCCAATAAACCCATTCAAGAAATTGTCTTTCCCCAAATTTTTCCCACACCCCAAGGGAATTTTGCAGCTTTGTGGCTGATGTTACCTAAACAAGAAATCAAAAAACGAGTTCTGTGTCAGCGTTACAACCATTTTGTATTCATCACAACGCCTTACCCGATGCTGCTGTGGATCACGCTGCTTTACGATTCCGAACTCGGCCCGAAATGGCTACCTTGCTATTTAGATATGCAGAATCCCCAAAACCAAGAACTGGTTTCGGCTTTGATCGAATATAGGCGCTATTCCTTGATTTGCTTTACCTTGGAACTACCCCATAGCTGTGTTACAGTGCTGAACACCCACATCACTAATACCCAGCGCCAAAGATTAACACAGTGGCTCGAACAAAGTAAAATCTTGCCACACTCTGATCAAGCCCAGACAAGCAAGAATTTGCTCAAGCAGCAGTACAAGCAAATCCAATCTCAGATACTAGAACATCTATCTTCTCAACTACAGGTGGCGGCTTCCTCAACTTAA
- a CDS encoding PleD family two-component system response regulator: MSTVLVVEDSYTQRHLLEELLKANAFDVKTACDGIEALEQIQFDCPDIIILDIVMPRLNGYEVCRKIKRNPETQAVPVIFCSSNAGMSDHYWGLKMGAIAYISKPFQPQELIQTINQVLNPN, translated from the coding sequence ATGAGTACCGTCCTGGTTGTCGAAGATAGCTACACTCAACGTCATCTCTTAGAAGAATTACTGAAAGCAAACGCCTTTGATGTTAAGACTGCCTGCGATGGCATAGAAGCTCTGGAGCAAATTCAATTTGATTGCCCAGACATTATCATTCTTGATATAGTTATGCCCCGGTTGAATGGTTATGAAGTCTGCCGCAAAATCAAACGTAATCCTGAAACTCAGGCAGTGCCTGTCATCTTCTGTTCTTCCAATGCCGGTATGTCTGATCACTACTGGGGGCTAAAGATGGGTGCGATCGCCTACATCAGCAAACCGTTTCAACCCCAGGAACTGATCCAAACCATCAACCAGGTACTCAATCCTAATTAG
- a CDS encoding serine/threonine-protein kinase — protein sequence MVVPKTDIDIYIGKFLNNRYLIKDLIGKGGMGRVYLAEDAAKGGLLVAVKILMLSLGNQQISQRFAREIFIGAQLGRKSKNIVQVLSYGMTDDKTPFYVMEYLQGKNLKQILKVQPLTLGKFIDICQQICLGLQCAHQGISLKGEIYPIVHRDIKPENIFIIDDAQQGEVVKILDFGIAKFLTERSGMTLTDSFIGSLPYCSPEHMEGRKLLDVRSDIYSLGVLMFEMLTGKHPFKTDSNTFGSWYQAHRFQAPPTPEQINPDVKIPKALKKLLLTCLAKEVTERPQTISQILVVLEKIKRQVARDIALEIDSDKLESPVNLVPVTSISEKECLQKTWPKNKPISSIGFPHLLHTTQGVIPTFWAMLPKQEIVNFCDKYHSTEFIDKMNLYPMLLWVTVLYNAQSSLTKWLSYFLDLKDNRGQKIAQILADRGYYHLLFFALEEPTQCANVMTLTLTAKQRQQLTDWLELEQKYNEAIASEQAKTVLKAEYQKLKSEILQKLVERQQIAKLGFRAWLSQIFDKIRQILSRP from the coding sequence ATGGTAGTGCCTAAAACCGACATCGATATTTATATTGGAAAGTTTTTAAATAATCGCTATTTAATAAAGGATTTGATTGGCAAAGGCGGGATGGGTAGAGTTTATTTAGCAGAAGATGCAGCGAAAGGTGGTCTTTTAGTCGCTGTCAAAATTTTAATGCTAAGTTTAGGAAACCAGCAAATATCGCAACGCTTTGCCAGAGAAATTTTTATTGGCGCTCAGTTGGGTCGTAAAAGTAAAAATATCGTTCAAGTCTTAAGCTATGGCATGACGGATGATAAAACGCCATTTTATGTCATGGAATATCTTCAAGGTAAAAATCTCAAGCAGATTTTGAAGGTACAACCATTAACCCTGGGAAAATTTATTGATATTTGTCAGCAAATTTGCTTAGGCTTACAGTGCGCCCATCAAGGCATTAGTCTAAAAGGTGAAATTTATCCAATTGTGCATCGAGATATTAAGCCAGAAAATATCTTCATTATTGATGATGCTCAACAAGGTGAGGTAGTGAAAATCCTTGATTTTGGCATTGCTAAATTTTTAACAGAACGTAGCGGTATGACGCTGACTGATTCTTTTATTGGGAGTTTACCTTATTGTTCTCCAGAACACATGGAAGGGCGCAAACTATTAGATGTTCGCTCTGATATTTACAGTTTGGGTGTCTTAATGTTTGAAATGTTAACAGGAAAACACCCATTTAAAACAGATAGTAATACTTTTGGCAGTTGGTATCAAGCTCATCGTTTCCAAGCGCCACCAACACCAGAACAAATTAACCCTGATGTCAAAATTCCCAAAGCATTAAAAAAATTATTATTAACTTGTCTTGCCAAAGAAGTAACTGAACGTCCGCAAACTATTAGTCAAATTTTAGTCGTTCTAGAGAAAATCAAGCGACAGGTGGCGAGGGATATAGCCCTAGAAATTGATAGCGATAAATTGGAATCTCCCGTAAACTTAGTTCCAGTCACTTCAATCTCAGAGAAAGAGTGTTTACAAAAAACATGGCCGAAAAATAAACCAATTTCCTCAATCGGGTTTCCCCATTTACTACATACTACCCAAGGGGTAATTCCTACTTTTTGGGCAATGTTACCCAAGCAAGAAATTGTTAATTTTTGTGATAAATATCACAGTACAGAGTTTATCGACAAAATGAACTTATACCCGATGCTGTTGTGGGTAACAGTGTTATATAATGCTCAATCTTCCCTGACAAAATGGCTATCTTATTTTTTAGATTTAAAAGATAACAGAGGTCAAAAAATTGCTCAAATTTTAGCTGATAGGGGCTATTATCACTTACTTTTTTTTGCACTGGAAGAACCAACTCAATGTGCTAATGTCATGACACTAACTCTGACAGCAAAACAAAGACAGCAACTAACAGATTGGTTAGAACTAGAGCAGAAATATAATGAAGCGATCGCCTCGGAACAAGCTAAAACAGTTTTAAAAGCAGAATACCAAAAGTTAAAGTCCGAAATTTTACAAAAATTAGTAGAAAGACAACAAATTGCCAAGCTAGGTTTTAGAGCTTGGCTGTCTCAAATCTTTGATAAAATTCGCCAAATTTTATCAAGGCCTTAA